From a single Miscanthus floridulus cultivar M001 chromosome 8, ASM1932011v1, whole genome shotgun sequence genomic region:
- the LOC136477080 gene encoding histone-lysine N-methyltransferase family member SUVH9-like, producing the protein MGSSSPPPPPPPVQIDHLLSQFPITPKPDPDGPIPAQTPVPVAARSALMLALTPELCDVLHRELAPSPDDDPFFARCLRQSQLRLEALAASLRPPSSSSSAAPLARVPPPPPSLPPQQELQVRLPQEPGAGSGSNPSSSKKRARAATEVVRATHLSPADHLRYRALVRRARLTFEALRSSYQRQETSSGLRNRHDLRASSQMLAAGHWLHRDVRIVGDIPGVLVGDAFYYRAEICVVGLHTAPQAGIGYIPASLLDEGHPVATSIVSSGGYLDDEDTGDVLVYTGSGGRQRHRLDHHANQTLERGNLALHNSYLYGVEVRVIRGHDIDHGPHRKVYVYDGLYRVISSTFGPGKSGHDVCKFKLVRLPGQDDLASKTWHTAKLLKESMDARIRPPRYISLDLSKGAEVLRVPVCNKLDDDRSPLLFEYIVHPEFPVPPAHEPVKQHRGCHCATGCGSKCRCERKNGGGPLYTEDETLVMGRPVVYECGALCGCPVTCVNRVTQRGMKHRLEVFRSNETGWGVRALDLIQPGAFVCEYTGHVVVMDDQPGSALMEGRSIIDPRRFPERWREWGDASAVEPNMKRRQFTKLAGPGYVLDVSHKRNVACYISHSCTPNVFLQFVLRGNEDESFPHLMVFAMETIPPMRELSIDYGIDGEIMELMGS; encoded by the coding sequence ATGGggtcctcttctcctcctcctcctccgccgccggtgCAGATCGATCATCTCCTCTCGCAATTTCCCATCACCCCCAAACCCGACCCCGACGGCCCAATCCCTGCGCAAACCCCCGTCCCCGTCGCAGCACGGTCGGCGCTGATGCTCGCGCTCACCCCGGAGCTCTGCGACGTTCTCCACCGGGAGCTTGCTCCTTCCCCCGACGACGATCCCTTCTTCGCTCGCTGCCTTCGCCAATCCCAGCTCCGCCTCGAAGCCCTCGCCGCCAGTCTCCGGcccccctcttcctcctcctccgccgcaccTCTTGCACGGGTCCCTCCTCCGCCTCCTTCTCTCCCCCCTCAGCAGGAGCTGCAGGTGCGGCTGCCGCAAGAACCAGGCGCAGGCAGCGGATCCAATCCCTCCAGCTCCAAgaagcgcgcgcgcgccgccactGAGGTGGTGCGCGCCACGCACCTCAGCCCGGCGGACCATCTCCGCTACCGCGCCCTCGTCCGCCGCGCGCGTCTCACCTTCGAGGCGCTCCGCAGCTCCTACCAGCGCCAGGAGACCTCTAGCGGCCTCCGCAACCGCCATGACCTCCGCGCCTCCAGCCAGATGCTCGCCGCCGGCCACTGGCTCCACCGCGATGTCCGCATCGTCGGCGACATCCCCGGCGTCCTCGTCGGCGACGCCTTCTACTACCGCGCCGAGATCTGCGTCGTCGGCCTCCACACCGCGCCTCAGGCCGGCATCGGCTACATCCCCGCCAGCCTCCTCGACGAGGGCCACCCCGTCGCCACCAGCATCGTCTCCTCCGGAGGATACCTTGACGACGAGGACACCGGCGACGTCCTCGTCTACACCGGCAGCGGCGGCCGCCAGCGCCACCGCCTCGACCACCACGCCAACCAGACGCTTGAGCGCGGCAACCTGGCGCTCCACAACAGCTACCTCTACGGCGTGGAGGTGCGCGTCATCCGGGGCCACGACATCGACCATGGTCCCCACCGCAAGGTCTATGTCTACGACGGCCTGTACAGGGTCATTAGCTCCACCTTCGGCCCCGGCAAGTCCGGCCACGACGTCTGCAAGTTCAAGCTTGTGCGTCTCCCCGGCCAGGACGACCTAGCCAGCAAGACCTGGCACACCGCCAAGCTGCTTAAGGAGTCCATGGACGCCAGAATCCGCCCGCCAAGGTACATCTCCCTCGACCTCTCCAAGGGGGCGGAGGTCCTTCGCGTCCCTGTCTGCAACAAGCTGGACGACGACAGGTCTCCCCTGCTATTTGAGTACATTGTCCACCCTGAGTTTCCAGTGCCGCCAGCGCACGAGCCAGTCAAGCAGCACAGGGGCTGCCACTGCGCGACGGGCTGTGGCTCCAAGTGCAGATGTGAGAGGAAGAACGGCGGGGGGCCACTGTATACTGAGGATGAGACTCTGGTGATGGGAAGGCCGGTGGTGTATGAATGCGGTGCTCTGTGTGGGTGCCCCGTGACCTGCGTGAACCGCGTGACGCAGCGAGGGATGAAGCACCGGCTGGAGGTGTTCCGCTCCAATGAGACAGGCTGGGGTGTCAGGGCGCTTGACTTGATACAGCCGGGAGCTTTTGTGTGTGAGTACACTGGGCATGTGGTTGTTATGGATGATCAGCCAGGCAGTGCGTTGATGGAGGGTCGCAGCATCATCGATCCAAGGAGGTTTCCAGAGCGATGGAGGGAGTGGGGAGATGCCTCGGCTGTTGAACCAAACATGAAGAGACGCCAGTTTACCAAGTTGGCAGGGCCAGGTTATGTTCTTGACGTGTCACATAAGAGGAATGTGGCCTGCTACATTAGCCACAGCTGCACCCCTAATGTGTTTCTTCAGTTTGTATTGCGTGGCAATGAGGACGAGTCATTCCCTCACCTGATGGTTTTTGCCATGGAGACCATCCCACCCATGCGTGAGCTGAGCATCGATTATGGAATTGATGGGGAGATTATGGAATTGATGGGGAGTTGA
- the LOC136477082 gene encoding 7-hydroxymethyl chlorophyll a reductase, chloroplastic-like isoform X2: protein MASTCLSLCFHASSPSPSSPRPRRSSLAFSSSSKSKRTLKVRAKALREDWRQKSKPIPPGAVYPAKDHCSRCGLCDTYYVAHVKTACGFLGDGMSRVEDLEPQVHGRGRKEGMDEMYFGVYDQLLYARKTEPVQGAQWTGIVTTIAVEMLKANLVDAVVCVQSDPNDRLAPRPVLARTPDEVIAAKGVKPTLSPNLNTLALVEAAGVKRLLFCGVGCQVQVDNGTREGLDKFLKAASTEPETVMHYEFMQDYKVHLKHLDGHIEEVPYFCLPANDLVDVIAPSCYSCFDYTNGLADLVVGYMGVPKYSGVSMTQHPQYITVRNDRGREMLSLVDGLLESTPTISSGSRQPFVMETVKADDAAKLGKGPSKPAPRFVGDILAFLLNLVGPKGLEFARYSLDYHTIRNYLHVRRAWGKQRAEQHIPGYAKKIVEAYDKDGRIEAMVTQSSD from the exons ATGGCCTCCACCTGCCTCTCCCTTTGCTTCCACGcctcctcgccctcgccctcgtctCCCAGACCCCGCCGATCCTCCCTCGCCTTCTCCTCGTCCTCCAAGTCCAAGAGAACGCTCAAGGTCAGGGCCAAGGCGCTCAGGGAGGACTGGAGGCAGAAATCCAAGCCCATCCCTCCTGGCGCCGTCTACCCTGCCAAGGACCACTGCAG CCGTTGTGGGCTCTGCGACACATACTATGTTGCGCATGTCAAGACTGCCTGCGGCTTCCTGGGAGACGGCATGTCCCGTGTCGAG GATCTTGAACCACAAGTCCACGGGAGAGGCCGGAAGGAAGGCATGGATGAAATGTACTTTGGAGTCTATGACCAACTCTTGTATGCCAGGAAGACTGAACCTGTTCAAG GAGCTCAGTGGACCGGAATAGTGACAACAATCGCAGTTGAGATGCTGAAAGCAAATCTGGTCGATGCTGTGGTTTGTGTACAAAG TGATCCTAACGACAGGCTTGCTCCAAGGCCTGTTTTGGCCAG GACACCAGATGAAGTAATTGCAGCCAAAGGTGTGAAGCCAACATTATCACCAAATCTCAATACACTTGCCTTAGTTGAG GCAGCTGGTGTAAAGCGGCTTCTTTTCTGCGGTGTGGGCTGTCAAGTGCAAG TTGACAATGGTACGCGTGAAGGGCTTGATAAATTCTTGAAAGCGGCAAGCACTGAGCCAGAAACTGTTATGCATTATGAATTTATGCAAGACTACAAG GTGCACCTAAAGCATTTAGATGGGCACATTGAAGAG GTTCCCTATTTTTGCCTGCCAGCAAACGACCTGGTAGATGTTATTGCACCATCATGCTATAG TTGCTTTGACTATACAAATGGCTTGGCG GATTTGGTGGTGGGGTATATGGGAGTACCGAAATATTCTGGGGTCTCCATGACACAGCATCCTCAGTACATTACAGTCAG GAACGATCGTGGACGGGAGATGCTCAGCCTGGTAGATGGCCTTCTGGAGAGCACACCTACAATTAGCAGC GGCTCCAGGCAACCGTTTGTTATGGAGACAGTGAAAGCTGACGATGCGGCAAAATTGG GGAAAGGCCCTTCAAAACCAGCTCCTAGATTTGTCGGCGACATTCTGGCCTTCCTGCTGAACCTG GTTGGGCCCAAGGGTCTGGAGTTCGCACGCTACTCTCTGGATTATCACACCATTCGGAATTACCTCCATGTTAGGCGGGCATGGGGAAAACAGAGAGCTGAGCAGCACATCCCCGGGTATGCCAAGAAGATCGTGGAGGCCTACGACAAGGACGGACGGATCGAGGCAATGGTTACGCAGTCAAGTGACTGA
- the LOC136477082 gene encoding 7-hydroxymethyl chlorophyll a reductase, chloroplastic-like isoform X1, with the protein MASTCLSLCFHASSPSPSSPRPRRSSLAFSSSSKSKRTLKVRAKALREDWRQKSKPIPPGAVYPAKDHCSRCGLCDTYYVAHVKTACGFLGDGMSRVEDLEPQVHGRGRKEGMDEMYFGVYDQLLYARKTEPVQGAQWTGIVTTIAVEMLKANLVDAVVCVQSDPNDRLAPRPVLARTPDEVIAAKGVKPTLSPNLNTLALVEAAGVKRLLFCGVGCQVQALRSVEKYLGLEKLYVLGTNCVDNGTREGLDKFLKAASTEPETVMHYEFMQDYKVHLKHLDGHIEEVPYFCLPANDLVDVIAPSCYSCFDYTNGLADLVVGYMGVPKYSGVSMTQHPQYITVRNDRGREMLSLVDGLLESTPTISSGSRQPFVMETVKADDAAKLGKGPSKPAPRFVGDILAFLLNLVGPKGLEFARYSLDYHTIRNYLHVRRAWGKQRAEQHIPGYAKKIVEAYDKDGRIEAMVTQSSD; encoded by the exons ATGGCCTCCACCTGCCTCTCCCTTTGCTTCCACGcctcctcgccctcgccctcgtctCCCAGACCCCGCCGATCCTCCCTCGCCTTCTCCTCGTCCTCCAAGTCCAAGAGAACGCTCAAGGTCAGGGCCAAGGCGCTCAGGGAGGACTGGAGGCAGAAATCCAAGCCCATCCCTCCTGGCGCCGTCTACCCTGCCAAGGACCACTGCAG CCGTTGTGGGCTCTGCGACACATACTATGTTGCGCATGTCAAGACTGCCTGCGGCTTCCTGGGAGACGGCATGTCCCGTGTCGAG GATCTTGAACCACAAGTCCACGGGAGAGGCCGGAAGGAAGGCATGGATGAAATGTACTTTGGAGTCTATGACCAACTCTTGTATGCCAGGAAGACTGAACCTGTTCAAG GAGCTCAGTGGACCGGAATAGTGACAACAATCGCAGTTGAGATGCTGAAAGCAAATCTGGTCGATGCTGTGGTTTGTGTACAAAG TGATCCTAACGACAGGCTTGCTCCAAGGCCTGTTTTGGCCAG GACACCAGATGAAGTAATTGCAGCCAAAGGTGTGAAGCCAACATTATCACCAAATCTCAATACACTTGCCTTAGTTGAG GCAGCTGGTGTAAAGCGGCTTCTTTTCTGCGGTGTGGGCTGTCAAGTGCAAG CTTTGAGATCTGTAGAAAAGTACCTTGGTTTGGAAAAGCTTTATGTGCTTGGCACAAACTGTG TTGACAATGGTACGCGTGAAGGGCTTGATAAATTCTTGAAAGCGGCAAGCACTGAGCCAGAAACTGTTATGCATTATGAATTTATGCAAGACTACAAG GTGCACCTAAAGCATTTAGATGGGCACATTGAAGAG GTTCCCTATTTTTGCCTGCCAGCAAACGACCTGGTAGATGTTATTGCACCATCATGCTATAG TTGCTTTGACTATACAAATGGCTTGGCG GATTTGGTGGTGGGGTATATGGGAGTACCGAAATATTCTGGGGTCTCCATGACACAGCATCCTCAGTACATTACAGTCAG GAACGATCGTGGACGGGAGATGCTCAGCCTGGTAGATGGCCTTCTGGAGAGCACACCTACAATTAGCAGC GGCTCCAGGCAACCGTTTGTTATGGAGACAGTGAAAGCTGACGATGCGGCAAAATTGG GGAAAGGCCCTTCAAAACCAGCTCCTAGATTTGTCGGCGACATTCTGGCCTTCCTGCTGAACCTG GTTGGGCCCAAGGGTCTGGAGTTCGCACGCTACTCTCTGGATTATCACACCATTCGGAATTACCTCCATGTTAGGCGGGCATGGGGAAAACAGAGAGCTGAGCAGCACATCCCCGGGTATGCCAAGAAGATCGTGGAGGCCTACGACAAGGACGGACGGATCGAGGCAATGGTTACGCAGTCAAGTGACTGA